One Cydia pomonella isolate Wapato2018A unplaced genomic scaffold, ilCydPomo1 PGA_scaffold_173, whole genome shotgun sequence DNA window includes the following coding sequences:
- the LOC133533524 gene encoding carbonyl reductase [NADPH] 3-like, whose product MINKLALVTGSNQGIGFAIVEELLKRGVKNVYVTARNEHRGRDAVDKLKAKGLNPQFHPLEVTNTNSVRRCAEYIKMKHGGLDILINNAGVITESWENTTYDDAVRVINTNYHAILTVQEHFFPILNRNARVINISSDCGHISNLKNKDWIARLTKKDVQKSDIDAFIEWFLNSVKTETWKPEDFFQTQLLAYKISKIALCALTVVQQREIDRNISINSLHPGFVQTSMTTGSGVFTLEEASKAPVYLALDVDQSVKGQYFWYDKEPKDWRNPNLPLYCDYEVLKKYL is encoded by the coding sequence ATGATCAATAAATTAGCATTGGTAACTGGCTCAAATCAGGGCATTGGATTTGCCATAGTGGAGGAATTATTAAAAAGAGGAGTCAAAAATGTCTACGTCACAGCGAGGAACGAGCATAGAGGTAGAGATGCCGTAGATAAGCTTAAAGCCAAAGGTCTGAACCCTCAATTCCACCCGTTAGAAGTCACTAATACAAACAGTGTAAGAAGATGTGCGGAATACATTAAAATGAAACACGGAGGATTGGACATCTTAATCAATAATGCTGGCGTCATAACAGAAAGCTGGGAAAACACTACATACGACGACGCCGTACGAGTTATTAATACTAATTACCACGCTATTCTAACAGTCCAAGAGCATTTCTTCCCGATCCTTAACCGAAACGCGAGAGTTATAAACATCTCCAGCGACTGCGGGCACATTTCTAATCTCAAAAACAAGGACTGGATCGCCAGACTGACGAAAAAGGACGTTCAAAAATCAGACATCGACGCATTTATTGAATGGTTCTTAAATTCCGTGAAGACTGAAACATGGAAACCCGAGGATTTCTTCCAAACGCAGTTGCTAGCTTACAAGATTTCCAAGATAGCGCTATGCGCATTGACTGTTGTGCAACAGAGAGAGATTGACAGAAATATTTCCATCAATTCTCTGCACCCTGGATTCGTTCAGACATCAATGACGACTGGCAGTGGAGTGTTCACACTGGAAGAGGCAAGCAAGGCCCCGGTGTATTTAGCCCTGGATGTAGACCAGTCGGTGAAGGGGCAGTACTTCTGGTACGACAAGGAGCCAAAGGATTGGCGTAATCCGAACCTGCCGTTATATTGTGATTATGAAgtgcttaaaaaatatttg
- the LOC133533525 gene encoding carbonyl reductase [NADPH] 1-like: MIDKVALVTGSNQGIGFAIVEELLKREVKHVYVTSRNEQRGQDAINKLKEKGLNPLFHQLEVTDAESVKKCAAYLKLKHGGLDILINNAGVITEDWEKTTYEDAVRVITTNYYAILTIQEHFFPILNQNARVINISSDCGHISNLKNKEWIARLTKKDLKKDDVDAFVNWFLDSVKNGTLKNEDFFQTQLLAYRISKVALSALTTVQQNEIDRNISVNSLHPGFVQTSMTNGSGPFTMEQASKAPVYLALDVDQSVKGQYFWYDKEAKDWRNPNLPLYCDFNVTKQYL, from the coding sequence aTGATTGACAAAGTGGCATTAGTAACGGGATCCAACCAGGGCATTGGATTCGCTATCGTCGAAGAATTACTCAAGAGAGAAGTAAAACATGTCTACGTGACATCTAGGAACGAGCAACGGGGCCAGGATGCCATCAACAAGCTTAAAGAAAAAGGTTTGAATCCTCTTTTTCATCAGCTAGAAGTCACTGATGCAGAAAGTGTAAAAAAATGCGCGGCTTACTTGAAATTAAAACACGGTGGCTTGGATATACTTATCAATAACGCTGGAGTTATTACCGAAGATTGGGAGAAAACCACATACGAGGACGCAGTTCGAGTTATCACCACAAACTACTACGCTATCCTGACGATCCAGGAGCATTTCTTCCCAATCCTGAATCAGAATGCAAGAGTAATCAACATTTCAAGCGACTGTGGGCACATTTCTAATCTCAAAAACAAGGAATGGATAGCCAGACTCACGAAGAAGGATTTAAAGAAAGATGATGTTGATGCATTCGTTAACTGGTTTTTAGACTCGGTCAAAAATGGAACTTTGAAAAACGAGGACTTCTTTCAGACTCAGCTGCTCGCTTACCGGATTTCCAAAGTGGCGCTGAGTGCGTTGACCACCGTGCAGCAGAATGAGATTGATAGAAATATTTCTGTGAACTCTCTACATCCTGGATTCGTGCAGACGTCGATGACTAATGGCAGTGGCCCGTTTACAATGGAACAGGCTAGCAAAGCCCCGGTATATTTAGCTTTGGACGTGGATCAGTCGGTAAAGGGACAGTATTTCTGGTATGATAAAGAAGCGAAAGATTGGCGGAACCCCAACCTTCCGCTATATTGTGATTTTAATGTGACAAAACAGTATTTGTAA